The window GGTCGAAGTCGACCACCGCGCGCAGGAAGGCATCCGGCATCTGCGTGAGGATGCCTGCTCCGTCGCCGGTGCCCGCGTCGGAGCCGATGGCCCCGCGGTGCTCCAGGTTGCGCAGGGCCGTCAGCGCGAGCTCGACGATGTCATGCCCGGCGTGGCCGCGCAGGGTGGCGACCATCGCCAGCCCGCACGCATCCTTTTCGAAGGCCGGGTTGTACATCCCCTGACGCGGGGGGAACGCCGCTGGTGCGCCGGCGTTGTGACGGGGGCTCGAAGGCATACCTTCCGTCCTCACTCTGATACTCAAGATGGGACGCCGTCGGCCCTGGGCGTTACTTGCTGGGGACTGCGCTTGTGGCTGTCTCCTCGGAACCATCGGACGCGGGGGGTGCGCTCACGTCGACGAAGTCTTCGGTGTTCTGTGATTGTACAACCCCGTCGGGGTACCACTGGCGGCCGGGCACGTACACCGACGGTTCACCGCCCGTGTGGCGGCGCTTCTGGACGACGATGATGACCAGACCCACCACGACGCCGAGGATCGCGACCCACACGTTGGTACGCAGGCCCAGGATCACTTCGCTGGGGTCGATGCGCAGCGACTCCCACACGATCCGACCGGCGCTGTACCAGACCAGGTAGAGCCCGAACAGGCGCCCCCACTGCAGGCGGAGCTTGCGACCGGCCCACAGCAGGACCACGACCCCCAGCAGGTTCCAGAGCACTTCGTACAGGAACGTGGGGTGGAACAGCGTGCCCTCCGGCAGGCCGACGGGCCACGCCGCGTTCGGGTAGTCGATCTCCAGGCCCCACGGCAGGTCGGTCGGCAGGCCGTACAGCTCCTGGTTGAACCAGTTGCCGAACCGGCCGATGGCCTGCGCCAGCAGCAGGCCGGGGGCCAGCGCGTCGGCGAAGCTCCAGAAGCGGATGCCGGTCCAGCGGCAGCCCAGCCATGCGCCGACGGCGCCGCCCAGGAGTGCGCCGAAGATCGCGATGCCGCCTTCCCAGATGAACAAGACCGCCCACGGGTTCTTGTCCGCACCGAAGTAGAACCCCGGGTGGGTGAGCACGTGGAAGATGCGGGCGCCGATGATCGCCAGCGGCACCGCGAGCAGGGCGATGTCGATGACGACCCAGGGCTCGGCACCGCGCTTGGTGAGGCGGTGGTTGGTGAGCACGGCGGCGGCGAGGATGCCGGCGATGATGCACAGCGCGTAGATGTGGATGCGCAGCGGGCCCAGATCCCAGTAGGCCACGTCGGGGCTCGGGATGCTGGCGACGACGCTCAGGGCGGCGTTGATCATGGGCGATCGTGTCCTTGCGTTCGGAGGGCCGGCGGCG is drawn from Microbacterium sp. zg-B96 and contains these coding sequences:
- the lgt gene encoding prolipoprotein diacylglyceryl transferase yields the protein MINAALSVVASIPSPDVAYWDLGPLRIHIYALCIIAGILAAAVLTNHRLTKRGAEPWVVIDIALLAVPLAIIGARIFHVLTHPGFYFGADKNPWAVLFIWEGGIAIFGALLGGAVGAWLGCRWTGIRFWSFADALAPGLLLAQAIGRFGNWFNQELYGLPTDLPWGLEIDYPNAAWPVGLPEGTLFHPTFLYEVLWNLLGVVVLLWAGRKLRLQWGRLFGLYLVWYSAGRIVWESLRIDPSEVILGLRTNVWVAILGVVVGLVIIVVQKRRHTGGEPSVYVPGRQWYPDGVVQSQNTEDFVDVSAPPASDGSEETATSAVPSK